Part of the Halopseudomonas maritima genome, AAACCCGCCACCCGCACCGCAGTAAATAGGATATCGGTAACGCCATTAACGGCGTCGATTAGCTCATCGCGCTATCCAAGGCTTTACTCCGTAGACCGATCGGTCTATAACTATCCCCATGAGCAAAGAAGATAGCCGTCACATTCTCGTCAAAACCATGCAAAGCGCCTTGCAGAGCAAGGGGCTGCATGGTGTTGGCCTGAGCGAGATTCTGAAGACCGCCGGGCTGCCGAAAGGCAGCCTGTATTACCACTTCCCTGGCGGCAAAGAAGAGCTGGCACTGGCGGCCATTGCCCAGGCCGAGGCTGAGATGACGGCGTTTTTGGAGCAGGTGTTTACCCGCTTTGATGACCCGCTGGACGCGCTCGCCGCCTGGATCGACAGCGCCCTGCAACGCATCGCCGCCAGCCGCTTCAAGCTTGGCTGCCCGCTGGCCGCCGCAGCACTTGATTGCTCACCCGACGACACTGACCTGCTGCTGGCCCTGAACCGCGCCTTTGACACCCTGCGCAACCAGCTCAGCGCGCACATCAGCCGCGCCGGCTTCGCCAGCGAAGCGGCCGCCGACCTCGCCGCCCTGGTGCTGACCAGCTACGAGGGCGGCCTGATGATGGCTCGCGCTGCCGGCAGCACCGACCCTATCGAACGCGCCTTCCGAGCGCTGCTCAGCCACGTTCGCCTGCAACAGAAGGAACTCACCCATGGCCACTGACCCACTCGCTCCGCGCGCCCTCAAGCTGACCGCCGCCGACGGCTATCCGCTGGCCGCCACCCTGTATCCGGCCAACCAGCCGGTCGGCCAGATCTTGGTCGGCAGCGCCACAGGAGTGCCGCAGGGTTTTTACCGCCGCTTTGCCGAGTACGCTGCCAGCCACGGCTACACCACCCTGACGCTGGACTATCGCGGCATCGGCGCCTCGGCCCCGGCCAGCCTCAAGGGCTTTGAGATGGATTATCTGGACTGGGCCGATAAAGACCTGGCCGCCGGCGTGGACTACCTCAGCCAGTCAGATCTGCCGCTGTATCTGGTGGGCCATTCCTTCGGTGGCCACGCCTTTGGCCTGCTGCCCAACCGCGACGCCATCACCGCCGTGCACACCTTCGGCACCGGCGCCGGCTGGCACGGCTGGATGCCCAAGGGCGAGAGCCGCAAGGTGCAGGTCATGTGGAATCTGGTGCTGCCGCTGATTGTGCGCATCAAGGGTTATCAGGCCTGGAACTGGCTAGGCATGGGTGAAGACCTGCCCAAAGGCGTCTACCGCGACTGGAAACACTGGTGCCGCTACCCGCGCTACTTCTTCGAAGACCCGAACATGGCCTGGCTGACCGACCACTTTGCCGCCGTGCGCACTCCCATCAAGGCGGCCGTTTCGCTGGATGATCTGTGGGCAGGCCCGGCCTCACGCGATGCCTTTATGAGCGCCTTTACCGGTGCCGATTATCAGGCGCAAGACATTGACCCCAAAGCCCTCGGCCTCAAGCCGCTGGGCCACATGGGTTACTTCCGCGCCTACGCCGAACCCCTCTGGCGCGATGCGCTGGACTGGTTCGCTCACTATCCGACCGCTGCCCAGGCAGCGTCACGCCACAAGGAAACAGCATGAACCCGAAAGACATGACCGGCCTGCAGATCATGCAGGCTGCCGCCGCCGGCCATATGCCGATTGCGCCGATTGCCAAAACCATTCCGATGCAGGTGAAGCTGGCCGAAGAGGGCCGCGTGGTATTTGAAGCCACCGCCGACGAAAGCCACACCAATCCGCTGGGCGGTGTGCACGGCGGCTTTGCTGCCACCGTGATGGACTCGGTCACCGGCTGCTCGGCCCACACTACCCTGGGCGCGGGCGAAGGCTACGGCACCATCGAGCTGAACGTGAAGATGTGCAAGCCGGTGCCGTTCAACAAAACCCTGATCGCCGAAGGCAAGGTCATCAACAAGACCCGCCGCCTGATCATCAGCGAAGGCTATCTGCGCGACGAGAACGGCTCGCTGTATGCCTACGCTACGGCGACCAATATGATTCTCAGCTAGGAGCCTCAAGCCTCAAGCCTCAAGCCTCAAGCCTCAAGCCTCAAGAATGGTGCTCACCGGCAAGGCCGAGTTCCGGCTCGGCCACGGCGAACCTTGTCCTCTGCGGTAAGAACCCCGAGAATCGGCGCAGTGCCCTTTGGCAGTAAAACCGGGCCGCAGAGGACAACCGCATGCATCACATCCAACTCAACTGCGACATGGGCGAAAGCTTCGGTGCCTGGACCATGGGCATGGACGAGGCCGTCATGCCGCACGTGCACAGCGCCAACATCGCCTGCGGCTTTCACGCCTCCGACCCGTCCACCATGCGCCGCACCGTCGCGCTGGCCATGCAGCACGGTGTGCGCATCGGCGCGCATCCGGCCTACCCGGATCTGGTCGGCTTTGGCCGCCGCTCGATGGCCTGCTCCGCGCAGGAAGTGGAAGACCTGCTGCTCTACCAGCTCGGCGCACTGGACGGCATCTGCCGCGCCGAAGGCGCCAGCCTCAGTTACGTCAAACCCCACGGCGCGCTCTACAACGACATGATGAAGCAGCCCGCACTGCTCAAAACGGTGCTGCGCGCCGTTGCCCGCTTCAACCCGCAGTTGCCGCTGATGCTGCTGGCCCGCCGCGACAACCGCGAAGCCGAGCAGCTGGCCGCCGAGCAAGGCATCGGCCTGCTGTTTGAAGCCTTTGCCGACCGTGGCTACGACCCCGACGGCTACCTGCTGCCACGCAACCAGCCGGGCGCCGTGCACCACGACCCGGAGCGCATCCTGGCCCAGGCGCTGAGCTTCGCCCGCAGCGAGCCGATCACCGCCAGCGACGGCAGCCAACTGACCCTGCGCGCCGACAGCCTGTGCGTACACGGCGACAACGCCGAATCGGTCGCCGTGGTCGCGCGTATCCGCGCCGCACTGGACGCGCTGTGAATCTACGCATCGAGAGCGCAGCCATCGACAGCCTGATGGTGCGCCTGTTCGATGAGATAGACGAAGCCAACATGCCCTGGCTGATCGCCGCCGCAGAACAACTGCGCCAAGCCTTCGGCGCGCAGTTGATTGATCTGGTGCCGTCGTACACCACCTTGCTGCTGCACTACGACCTGCACGCCCTGAGCGAAGCTGACGCCATAACGCTGATCCGCAGCAGCCTGCACAACCTGCAACCGCTGGCCGCCGACACCGGCACCCTGCACGCCATCCCGGTCTGGTATCACCAGAGCGTCGGCCCCGAGCTGCCCGCCATCGCCCAACGCGCCGGGCTCAGCCCGGAGCAGGTGATCGCGCAGCACTGCAGCCGTGACTACCCGGTGTTCACCCTCGGCTTTGCGCCCGGGTTTGCCTATATGGGGTTGGTGGATGAGGCGCTCGCCTCGGCCCGCCTCGGCACCCCGCGTCAGCGGGTGCCCAGGGGCAGCGTTGGCATCGCCGAACGGCAAACCGCCATCTACCCTCTGACCTCACCCGGCGGCTGGAACCTGATTGGTCGCTGCCCGCTGACCCTGTTCAGCGCCGAGCGCGGCAGCCTGCTGCAACCCGGCGACCGGGTGCGCTTTGTGTCTATCGACCACGCCGAATTTATCCGCCTGGGCGGCGACGACACGGCCATGGAGGCCAGCGCATGATCGAGCTGCTGGTTGAACACAGCCTCGGCTTTGCCCAACTGCAAGACGGCGGCCGCTTTGGCGTGCGCCATTTGGGCATCACCCAGGGCGGCGCGCTGGACTGGGTCGCCATGCAGCAGGCCAACTGGCTGCTCGGCAACGCCGCCGATGCCGCCGTGATCGAAATCCCCCTTGGCGGCCTGCAACTGCGCGCGCACGCCGAAGGCTGGCTGGCACTGAGCGGTGCCGATCTGGATGCAAAACGCGATGATCAGCCACTGGCACCCGGTCAGGCATTCCAGCTGCGCCACGGCCAGACGTTGCAGTTCAACCGCCCCAAACGCGGCGTGCGCGCCTACCTCGCCACCCCCGGCGGCTTTGCCGCAGACCCGGTGCTGGGCGCCATCGCTACCGTTATGCGCGAACAGCTCGGCGGCCTGCACGGCAATGGTCGCGGCCTGCACAACGGCGACCGCCTGCAGGGCAAGGCCAGCAACGCCGAACCCAGAACCCTGCCGGCAGATGCACTCTGGTATCCGGGCCATGAGGTCGTGCTCGACCTGATCCCCGGCGCGCAAATCGCCGGCTTTGCCGGTGCCAGCCTGTTCGCCGCCTTCAACCAGATCTGGACCCTCGACCAACGCGCCGACCGCATGGGCATGCGCCTCGCCGGCCCCGCCCTGCGCTACCAGGGCCAGGCGCTGATCTCCGAAGGCATCCCCCTCGGCGCCGTGCAGGTGCCGCCAGACGGCCAGCCGATCATCCTGATGAACGACCGCCAAACCATCGGCGGCTACCCGCGCCTCGGCGCGGTCACGCCGCTGTCGCTGGCGCGGCTGGCGCAGTGTGCGCCGGGGCAGAAGGTGAGGTTGCGGGTGGTGAGTCAGGAAAGCGCGAGACGAGAGATGCTGAACGTTATCAGCGCACTACAAACACAGGGCGCATCTTTCGGATCGTAGGGTGGACAAAAGCGCAGCGCTGTCCACCAAACGCCACCCGACGCAACGCTGAGGCGCACCACCACTCACACCGTCAACCACCCCACCAGCCGCCGCACCCAGGGCGCAACCAAGGTCACCGTCGGAAACGCCACCGGCCAGGTCAGCGCGCAGCTTCTGAGCCACGCCGCAATAAAGTGCTCATCAAAGCCCTGGGTGACCGCAATCACAAAGGCCGACACCAAGGTCACCATGATCGCCGACAGCAACGCGCCGAAAACAAGCGGAGCAAAACGCGCAGGAATAGCCATATCAGACTCCTTCAAGAAGATTGAGAACCAGCGCTGAGCCATACAGGCCCAGACCAAAAACGCTATGGGTGATCAGACTCTGCAAGCGGGCGGCATTGGGGCGCGGCGTACGACTCGCCGCAACACCGGCGCCCATACCGGGCTGCATCAGCAGAAAGGGCGCCGCCACCGTCACAACGCCCCACGCCAAGGCGGGCAATAGCGTTGGCTGACGAAGCCACTCGGCGCCGCACATCGCCACCAGCAGCAGCGCAAACACCACCCCGATCAGGTAATGCGCGCCCCAGCCAAGCAACGCCTCCGCCGGGATCGGCCGGGCAGCGGCAATGCGTTCATGCCGAAAGCGCCCATGCGCCATATGCCCCAACCAACGCCCCACCAACGCATAGTCCGCCGGCGGAATGCCCAGCAGCTGTTTGCGCACCAGCCCCCAGCCGTCCATCACCAGCGTTGCGCCTACGCCAACAGCAACCGCGCTCCACACATCATTCATTTTCTGCCTCCTGTGAGTTGCCCTGAACGGGCAGAAAATGCACGATGCCACTTAAAGTCGACTTTAAGTCAAGGACGCGAACATGGACATCAACGAGGTCTCGAAAGCATCCGGCCTGCCAGCCTCCACACTGCGGTATTACGAAGAAAAGGGGCTGATCAAATCGATTGGCAGGCGCGGCCTGCGCCGGGCATTCAACCCGCGCGTGGTGCAGCAGCTGGCACTGATTGCGCTGGGCCGCGCGGCGGGGTTTTCACTGGATGAGATTGCGCAGATGTTCTCGCCAGACGGCCGCCCCGAGATTGATCGCGAGCAGCTATCCAACCGCGCCGACGCGCTGGACCGCAAAATCCGTCAGCTCTCAAACCTGCGCGACGGCCTGCGCCACGCCGCCGCTTGTTCCGCGCCCAATCACCTGGAGTGCCCGAAGTTTTGTCGGTTGATGGATGCGGCGGCGATGGCTGCTAAAAGTAAGAAGACCCGTAAGAGCAAGGTGAGTCCGCCGGCGGCAGAGTGAGCGCAGCTCCAGCGTCATCCTCGGCAACTCAAGTCAGTCGGTACTCGCACCAACCGCACCATTGATCGTTCCCACGCTCCGCGAGGGAATGCATGCAAGGACGCTCCGCGTCCGACCCCTCAAGCACCATCTCGTTCGTAGGGCCACGGCATGCCGTGGCCGTGCTGCCTCCATCATCGCGACTTTGCTCGACATTTGCGGCGCCGTCCTGCTCGCCTTTCGCCTTCTCCGGCGAGCCAAGGGGGGCCGCTTGCCCGGCCCCCCTTAGCAATCCCCCCGGGCACCCGACTACGCGGCCCTTCGGGTTCGCTGCGTTGCTCGGGCTGACGGGGAGTCATAAAACTCGGCTCTTCGAGCCTCAGACATCCTATGACTCTCTTTCCCGCCAGCCCTGCGCTACTCGCCCGCGTAAACGGGACTGGGGTCCGTGCATTCGCGACGTTCCCAGCTGCCCAGCAATACCTTGGCAGGTGATCTAGCCTTTAGCCATATTCAGGGTTGGCAAACGCGGCGTCTAGTAGCACTATCGAATCACCGCACTACTCGCGGCCCCGTCAGGAGGCATGGATGCTACATAGACTCGACTCGTTTCACCTCGAATACCCGATAGCACCCTCACCCGCGCGCAAGCCTTCGTCGTCGTCCAGTGGGGCGTTACGCCTCACGCGATTTAACATTCCGCACTCACGCAAAAATACCTCTAATCTATTGACATATAAGGAAATATTAGGCCGCGGCGTGCAGCGCTACGCCACGTAAGAAAGTTAGCGCGATCTAATTATTCGCTGCGCTCACTCGGACGGCTAAAGCCCGAACCCTAACCAAACTATAAGGATCCTCTACAAGCACATCCCCGCCGTGCTGCCTTACAGAGAATGATATTGAGGTTTTTATGTCTAAGGGATTTTTTGAAAACGTTGCAGCCGACAAAAGCCAACTAGGGTTTGATTACCAAGATCTTGTTTGCCTAGAGTATCTAATCGATATGAAACCAGGTGAAACGGTTGGGCTGGAAATATTTGACGATGTGCATCATGAAAGGATTTGTGGAAGTAACTCCCTTATTCAAGTAAAGCACTCAATTAATGACAACAGCACTCTGACAAATAGAGACATTGATCTTTGGAAAACTCTTTATAACTGGAGCAAAGCATTAGACCAGCTCAGCTCAAGTGACATTGAATTTATATTTTTCACCAACAAGAAGAAGACAAGCCAGAGCGGCATCATTCAATTATTAGATACTGAAAAGCCGAACACCCCTGATTTAATTAAATTAATTTCCGAAACCAAGGAAGACATTGGTGCCAAGGAAAAAGAAAAGGATGCTGGCGCTGCAGCAAACCCTATAAAGAAATATATTGACTACATAGATAGCTTGGATTATGCGAAAAAATACAAACTACTAAGCAAAATAAAATTCATATTCTCACTCGAAGACATCTTTTCTCGACTGACCAAGAAGATAGAATTTTTCTCTATCAGTGAAGGTCAGTCTTTAGATGTTGTATACCAACTAATAGGTGCATTTAGAGAACAAAAATACAAACTGATAAGTGGCAAGAAAAAAATGTCAATAGATTACACCACATTTAGAAAAACATTCCAATTTGACCGCATAATACAGATATCGCAGGACAGAAAGATAGACTTTAGCCGGTATCATCAATTTAAAAATATAAACACCATCGATCCAAAAAACGGGATATTTGCAAAACAGCTTGCCGATATTGATATCCCACCAGAAGATATAACTGAATACGCAATTGAATATGCTGCAACCAATATGTTTATACAAAAACTGATTATTTCTGGCGATTTTAGTAAATCTGAAAACGAGTCCATTAATGAAGAGGTCTTTTATGGATGGAAATCTCTACATGAAAGGCTGTATGACCGAGATGGGATAGATACTAATAACGAGCATAATCGTGTCGCGCGAAATTGCTTTCGTGGTATTGGTGACATACCTGTAGCTGTTGCAAACTCATCATTATCTCGTGCGATGGTGACAGGAAAAGGCGAGGAGCTGTCCGATATATGTCGTATCGGATGGAGGAAAGACTGGAAAGATTTATATGGAAATAATAAATGATTGGAATTCTAAACAATG contains:
- a CDS encoding 5-oxoprolinase subunit C family protein, with product MIELLVEHSLGFAQLQDGGRFGVRHLGITQGGALDWVAMQQANWLLGNAADAAVIEIPLGGLQLRAHAEGWLALSGADLDAKRDDQPLAPGQAFQLRHGQTLQFNRPKRGVRAYLATPGGFAADPVLGAIATVMREQLGGLHGNGRGLHNGDRLQGKASNAEPRTLPADALWYPGHEVVLDLIPGAQIAGFAGASLFAAFNQIWTLDQRADRMGMRLAGPALRYQGQALISEGIPLGAVQVPPDGQPIILMNDRQTIGGYPRLGAVTPLSLARLAQCAPGQKVRLRVVSQESARREMLNVISALQTQGASFGS
- a CDS encoding alpha/beta hydrolase family protein; the encoded protein is MATDPLAPRALKLTAADGYPLAATLYPANQPVGQILVGSATGVPQGFYRRFAEYAASHGYTTLTLDYRGIGASAPASLKGFEMDYLDWADKDLAAGVDYLSQSDLPLYLVGHSFGGHAFGLLPNRDAITAVHTFGTGAGWHGWMPKGESRKVQVMWNLVLPLIVRIKGYQAWNWLGMGEDLPKGVYRDWKHWCRYPRYFFEDPNMAWLTDHFAAVRTPIKAAVSLDDLWAGPASRDAFMSAFTGADYQAQDIDPKALGLKPLGHMGYFRAYAEPLWRDALDWFAHYPTAAQAASRHKETA
- a CDS encoding PaaI family thioesterase, which gives rise to MNPKDMTGLQIMQAAAAGHMPIAPIAKTIPMQVKLAEEGRVVFEATADESHTNPLGGVHGGFAATVMDSVTGCSAHTTLGAGEGYGTIELNVKMCKPVPFNKTLIAEGKVINKTRRLIISEGYLRDENGSLYAYATATNMILS
- a CDS encoding TetR/AcrR family transcriptional regulator, with product MSKEDSRHILVKTMQSALQSKGLHGVGLSEILKTAGLPKGSLYYHFPGGKEELALAAIAQAEAEMTAFLEQVFTRFDDPLDALAAWIDSALQRIAASRFKLGCPLAAAALDCSPDDTDLLLALNRAFDTLRNQLSAHISRAGFASEAAADLAALVLTSYEGGLMMARAAGSTDPIERAFRALLSHVRLQQKELTHGH
- a CDS encoding helix-turn-helix domain-containing protein, yielding MDINEVSKASGLPASTLRYYEEKGLIKSIGRRGLRRAFNPRVVQQLALIALGRAAGFSLDEIAQMFSPDGRPEIDREQLSNRADALDRKIRQLSNLRDGLRHAAACSAPNHLECPKFCRLMDAAAMAAKSKKTRKSKVSPPAAE
- the pxpB gene encoding 5-oxoprolinase subunit PxpB; translation: MNLRIESAAIDSLMVRLFDEIDEANMPWLIAAAEQLRQAFGAQLIDLVPSYTTLLLHYDLHALSEADAITLIRSSLHNLQPLAADTGTLHAIPVWYHQSVGPELPAIAQRAGLSPEQVIAQHCSRDYPVFTLGFAPGFAYMGLVDEALASARLGTPRQRVPRGSVGIAERQTAIYPLTSPGGWNLIGRCPLTLFSAERGSLLQPGDRVRFVSIDHAEFIRLGGDDTAMEASA
- a CDS encoding 5-oxoprolinase subunit PxpA, whose product is MHHIQLNCDMGESFGAWTMGMDEAVMPHVHSANIACGFHASDPSTMRRTVALAMQHGVRIGAHPAYPDLVGFGRRSMACSAQEVEDLLLYQLGALDGICRAEGASLSYVKPHGALYNDMMKQPALLKTVLRAVARFNPQLPLMLLARRDNREAEQLAAEQGIGLLFEAFADRGYDPDGYLLPRNQPGAVHHDPERILAQALSFARSEPITASDGSQLTLRADSLCVHGDNAESVAVVARIRAALDAL
- a CDS encoding DUF2798 domain-containing protein — protein: MAIPARFAPLVFGALLSAIMVTLVSAFVIAVTQGFDEHFIAAWLRSCALTWPVAFPTVTLVAPWVRRLVGWLTV
- a CDS encoding DUF2938 domain-containing protein, with translation MNDVWSAVAVGVGATLVMDGWGLVRKQLLGIPPADYALVGRWLGHMAHGRFRHERIAAARPIPAEALLGWGAHYLIGVVFALLLVAMCGAEWLRQPTLLPALAWGVVTVAAPFLLMQPGMGAGVAASRTPRPNAARLQSLITHSVFGLGLYGSALVLNLLEGV